From Rhodococcus antarcticus, the proteins below share one genomic window:
- a CDS encoding maltokinase N-terminal cap-like domain-containing protein: MTGPRGTTLEQALAAWLPAQRWFAHKGHDVAAVEVLHREVLADATTDGGPRTEHLLLAVELADGTRPGYQVPLGLRAELPVALEAWALEGPVDGLVAYDALRDPECIRVLADALAGAHDVGALQFRTEDGVVLEPGMGGRVLGAEQSNTSVVLGEHLLLKVFRQVAPGVNPDLELHRALSAVGCSSIAPVRAWLQGELGGETTTLAMAQDFATNAADGWSMALTSVRDLLSEADLHAEEVGTDFAGEAERLGRSVAEVHQVLATALGSAPRAAGTSPVPAMLARLDAAVAVVPELAELAPAAHALLSAAAEVAVDDEVQRIHGDLHLGQVLRTPAGWLLIDFEGEPAKTLAERREADSTLRDVAGMLRSFDYAAHQQLHDTAPNNQLEFRAKEWAARNTDAFCAGYAEQSGADPRDQLVLLRAYELDKAVYEAVYEARNRPTWLDIPLKAVARLCGVRTRPPLVSPDDPRTEEDDA; encoded by the coding sequence GTGACGGGGCCGCGGGGGACCACCCTGGAGCAGGCGCTGGCGGCGTGGCTCCCGGCCCAGCGCTGGTTCGCCCACAAGGGTCACGACGTCGCCGCGGTCGAGGTGCTCCACCGCGAGGTGCTCGCCGACGCCACCACCGACGGGGGCCCGCGCACGGAGCACCTGCTGCTGGCCGTGGAGCTGGCCGACGGCACCCGCCCGGGCTACCAGGTCCCCCTGGGCCTGCGGGCCGAGCTGCCGGTGGCCCTGGAGGCGTGGGCGCTGGAGGGCCCCGTCGACGGCCTGGTCGCATACGACGCCCTGCGCGACCCGGAGTGCATCCGGGTGCTCGCCGACGCCCTCGCCGGTGCGCACGACGTCGGCGCCCTGCAGTTCCGCACCGAGGACGGCGTGGTGCTCGAGCCGGGCATGGGCGGGCGCGTGCTCGGGGCGGAGCAGTCCAACACCTCCGTCGTGCTCGGGGAGCACCTGCTGCTCAAGGTCTTCCGCCAGGTCGCCCCCGGGGTGAACCCGGACCTGGAGCTCCACCGGGCCCTCAGTGCGGTGGGCTGCAGCTCCATCGCTCCCGTCCGGGCCTGGCTGCAGGGCGAGCTGGGCGGCGAGACCACCACGCTGGCCATGGCGCAGGACTTCGCGACCAACGCCGCTGACGGCTGGTCCATGGCCCTGACCAGCGTGCGGGACCTGCTGTCGGAGGCGGACCTGCACGCCGAGGAGGTCGGCACCGACTTCGCCGGGGAGGCCGAGCGACTCGGTCGGTCGGTGGCCGAGGTGCACCAGGTGCTCGCCACCGCGCTCGGCTCCGCACCGAGGGCCGCCGGCACCTCCCCCGTGCCCGCCATGCTCGCCCGGCTCGACGCGGCCGTCGCCGTGGTGCCCGAGCTGGCCGAGCTGGCCCCGGCCGCCCACGCGCTGCTCTCCGCCGCCGCCGAGGTGGCCGTGGACGACGAGGTGCAGCGGATCCACGGCGACCTGCACCTGGGACAGGTGCTGCGGACCCCGGCCGGGTGGCTGCTCATCGACTTCGAGGGCGAGCCCGCCAAGACCCTGGCCGAGCGCCGCGAGGCCGACAGCACCCTGCGCGACGTCGCCGGCATGCTGCGCTCCTTCGACTACGCCGCCCACCAGCAGCTGCACGACACCGCCCCGAACAACCAGCTGGAGTTCCGGGCGAAGGAGTGGGCGGCCCGCAACACGGACGCCTTCTGCGCGGGGTACGCCGAGCAGTCCGGCGCCGACCCGCGCGACCAGCTCGTGCTGCTGCGCGCCTACGAGCTGGACAAGGCCGTCTACGAGGCCGTGTACGAGGCCCGCAACCGACCGACCTGGCTCGACATCCCGCTGAAGGCGGTCGCCCGCCTGTGCGGTGTGCGCACGCGCCCCCCGCTCGTCAGCCCGGACGACCCCCGCACGGAAGAGGACGACGCATGA
- a CDS encoding maltotransferase domain-containing protein has product MTGRIGIDDVAPVVSLGTQPAKAAVGEVIPIAATVWREGHDAVAATVVWRGPGERTGAMQVSMAEGVEPDRFHALVTADREGTWTFRVDAWSDPVATWRHAVEAKTAAGQSAAELANDLETGALLLERAARVVSKEGRARVLAAAAALRSDDGVDERIAPALSAEVTELLRRHPVRDLLTRGTPHRVQVDRTRALFGSWYELFPRSTGGWDAAGNPVHGTFTTALDALPRVADMGFDVVYLPPIHPIGEVNRKGPNNTLTPGPDDVGSPWAIGSADGGHDAVHPRLGTLAEFDVFVARTRELGMEVALDLALQAAPDHPWAAEHPEWFTVLPDGTIAYAENPPKKYQDIYPVNFDDDREGIYAEVLRVVRHWTDHGVRIFRVDNPHTKPPDFWEWLIAEVKKTDPDVLFLAEAFTRPARLYGLARLGFTQGYSYFTWRTAKWELTEFGEELARMADESRANLFVNTPDILHASLQHGGPGMFAIRAALAATLAPTWGVYSGFELYEGAALREGSEEYLDTEKFQLRPRDFAGALARGESLEPYITRLNAVRRAHPALQQQRTLRFHHVDNDALIAYSKVDPTTGDAVLVVVNLNPFGAEQGTVVLDLPALGRGWDERFWVRDEITAESYEWGHENFVRLEPWNSVAHVLALPALSPDDRARTAHRP; this is encoded by the coding sequence GTGACCGGACGGATCGGCATCGACGACGTGGCCCCGGTGGTGTCCCTCGGGACCCAGCCGGCCAAGGCCGCCGTGGGCGAGGTCATCCCCATCGCAGCGACCGTGTGGCGCGAGGGCCACGACGCCGTGGCCGCCACCGTGGTGTGGCGTGGTCCCGGCGAGCGCACGGGGGCGATGCAGGTGTCCATGGCCGAGGGGGTCGAACCGGACCGCTTCCACGCCCTGGTCACGGCCGACCGCGAGGGCACCTGGACCTTCCGGGTGGACGCCTGGAGCGACCCGGTGGCCACCTGGCGGCACGCCGTGGAGGCGAAGACGGCCGCGGGCCAGAGCGCCGCGGAGCTGGCCAACGACCTCGAGACCGGGGCGCTGCTGCTCGAGCGCGCCGCCCGGGTGGTGTCCAAGGAGGGGCGCGCCCGCGTGCTGGCCGCCGCGGCCGCGCTGCGCAGCGACGACGGAGTGGACGAGCGGATCGCGCCCGCCCTCTCCGCCGAGGTGACCGAGCTGCTGCGCCGCCACCCGGTCCGCGACCTGCTCACCCGGGGCACGCCGCACCGGGTGCAGGTCGACCGCACCCGCGCGCTGTTCGGATCCTGGTACGAGCTGTTCCCGCGGTCCACCGGCGGCTGGGACGCCGCCGGCAACCCGGTGCACGGCACCTTCACCACGGCCCTCGACGCGCTGCCCCGGGTGGCCGACATGGGCTTCGACGTGGTGTACCTGCCGCCGATCCACCCGATCGGCGAGGTCAACCGCAAGGGCCCCAACAACACGCTCACCCCGGGCCCGGACGACGTCGGCTCGCCCTGGGCGATCGGCAGCGCCGACGGCGGGCACGACGCGGTGCACCCGCGGCTGGGCACCCTGGCCGAGTTCGACGTCTTCGTCGCCCGCACCCGTGAGCTGGGCATGGAGGTGGCCCTCGACCTGGCGCTGCAGGCGGCCCCGGACCACCCGTGGGCCGCCGAGCACCCCGAGTGGTTCACCGTGCTGCCCGACGGCACCATCGCCTACGCGGAGAACCCGCCGAAGAAGTACCAGGACATCTACCCGGTCAACTTCGACGACGACCGCGAGGGCATCTACGCCGAGGTGCTGCGCGTGGTCCGGCACTGGACCGACCACGGGGTGCGCATCTTCCGGGTCGACAACCCGCACACGAAGCCGCCGGACTTCTGGGAGTGGCTCATCGCCGAGGTCAAGAAGACCGATCCCGACGTGCTGTTCCTGGCCGAGGCGTTCACCCGCCCCGCACGGCTGTACGGGCTGGCCCGGCTGGGGTTCACCCAGGGCTACAGCTACTTCACCTGGCGCACGGCCAAGTGGGAGCTCACCGAGTTCGGTGAGGAGCTGGCGCGGATGGCCGACGAGTCGCGGGCGAACCTGTTCGTCAACACCCCCGACATCCTGCACGCGAGCCTGCAGCACGGCGGCCCGGGCATGTTCGCCATACGGGCCGCGCTGGCCGCCACCCTGGCTCCCACCTGGGGGGTGTACTCGGGCTTCGAGCTCTACGAGGGTGCGGCCCTGCGCGAGGGCAGCGAGGAGTACCTGGACACCGAGAAGTTCCAGCTGCGCCCCCGCGACTTCGCCGGCGCGCTGGCTCGGGGTGAGTCCCTGGAGCCCTACATCACCCGGCTCAACGCCGTGCGGCGCGCACACCCGGCCCTGCAGCAGCAGCGCACGCTGCGCTTCCACCACGTCGACAACGACGCGCTCATCGCCTACTCCAAGGTGGACCCGACCACCGGGGACGCGGTGCTGGTGGTGGTCAACCTCAACCCGTTCGGCGCGGAGCAGGGCACCGTGGTGCTGGACCTGCCCGCGCTGGGCCGCGGGTGGGACGAGCGCTTCTGGGTGCGGGACGAGATCACCGCCGAGAGCTACGAGTGGGGCCACGAGAACTTCGTCCGCCTCGAGCCGTGGAACAGCGTGGCGCACGTGCTCGCGCTGCCCGCGCTGAGCCCGGACGACCGCGCCCGCACCGCCCACCGCCCCTGA
- the glgB gene encoding 1,4-alpha-glucan branching protein GlgB: protein MSPDPTRPTPAPRVPGGAGATRPAAATPATATPATATPAAATPAAATVPPSTVPPSAAPSADDLARLLSGTHHDPHSVLGAHPLQGGTAIRALRPDAELVVALIGDATHELTHVEGGLFAVWVPISDLADYRLAITYGGQTHTVADGYRFLPTLGEVDQHLLREGRHERLWDVLGAHLRSYDTPDGSVAGVSFAVWAPNAQGISVLGDFDGWSGRATPMRSLGSTGVWEVFVPGLAAGTRYKFRVHGADGSVVEKADPMAFGTEVPPSTASIVVDSTHTWADGEWMAARAGRAPHVQPMSAYEVHLGSWRPGLTYLELADQLVAHVRALGFTHVELMPVAEHPFGGSWGYQVTSYYAPTSRFGTPDEFRAFVDALHAAGIGVLVDWVPAHFPKDAWALARFDGTPLYEHADPRRGEQKDWGTLVFDFGRSEVRNFLVANALYWLEEFHVDGLRVDAVASMLYLDYSREAGQWEPNVHGGRENLEAVAFLQEMNATVYKNHPGVVTIAEESTSWPGVTRATHLGGLGFGMKWNMGWMHDTLDYVGHDPVHRSYHHHGVTFSLVYAWSESFVLPISHDEVVYGKGSLWERMPGDAWNKAAGLRGLLGYMWGHPGKKLLFMGQEFGQPSEWSEELGLDWGLLDDERGGALHRGIAQMVGDLNAAYTAHPALWSQDTEPQGFSWIDANDAENNVLSFLRHGADGSVLACVVNFSGSAHEGYRLGLPSAGTWREVLNTDSEVYGGSGVGNLGAVHATDRSWHGRPASADIRIPPLGALWLALESD, encoded by the coding sequence ATGAGCCCCGACCCGACCCGACCGACCCCTGCCCCCCGCGTCCCCGGCGGTGCGGGGGCAACCCGGCCGGCCGCCGCCACCCCGGCGACCGCCACCCCGGCGACCGCCACCCCGGCCGCCGCCACCCCGGCGGCCGCGACCGTCCCGCCGTCGACCGTCCCACCGTCCGCAGCGCCGTCCGCCGACGACCTGGCGCGGCTGCTCTCGGGCACCCACCACGACCCGCACTCTGTCCTCGGCGCCCACCCGCTGCAGGGCGGCACCGCGATACGCGCGCTGCGCCCGGACGCTGAGCTCGTCGTCGCCCTCATCGGGGACGCCACCCACGAGCTCACCCACGTCGAGGGCGGGCTGTTCGCGGTGTGGGTGCCCATCAGCGACCTCGCCGACTACCGCCTGGCCATCACCTACGGCGGGCAGACCCACACCGTGGCCGACGGCTACCGGTTCCTGCCCACCCTGGGTGAGGTGGACCAGCACCTGCTCCGCGAGGGCCGCCACGAGCGCCTGTGGGACGTCCTGGGTGCCCACCTGCGCAGCTACGACACCCCGGACGGCAGCGTCGCCGGAGTGTCCTTCGCCGTGTGGGCCCCCAACGCGCAGGGCATCAGCGTGCTCGGCGACTTCGACGGCTGGTCCGGGCGCGCGACGCCGATGCGCTCGCTGGGCTCGACCGGTGTCTGGGAGGTCTTCGTGCCGGGCCTGGCCGCCGGGACCCGCTACAAGTTCCGGGTGCACGGGGCCGACGGGTCGGTGGTCGAGAAGGCCGACCCCATGGCCTTCGGCACCGAGGTCCCGCCGTCCACCGCGTCGATCGTCGTCGACAGCACCCACACCTGGGCCGACGGGGAGTGGATGGCGGCCCGGGCCGGGAGGGCGCCGCACGTGCAGCCGATGAGCGCCTACGAGGTGCACCTCGGTTCGTGGCGGCCGGGTCTGACCTACCTCGAGCTCGCCGACCAGCTCGTCGCGCACGTGCGGGCCCTCGGGTTCACCCACGTCGAGCTCATGCCGGTCGCCGAGCACCCCTTCGGCGGGTCGTGGGGCTACCAGGTCACCTCGTACTACGCGCCGACCTCGCGCTTCGGCACCCCGGACGAGTTCCGTGCCTTCGTCGACGCCCTGCACGCCGCCGGCATCGGGGTCCTCGTGGACTGGGTCCCGGCCCACTTCCCCAAGGACGCGTGGGCCCTGGCGCGCTTCGACGGCACCCCGCTCTACGAGCACGCCGACCCGCGTCGCGGCGAGCAGAAGGACTGGGGCACCCTGGTCTTCGACTTCGGCCGCAGCGAGGTCCGCAACTTCCTCGTCGCCAACGCCCTGTACTGGCTGGAGGAGTTCCACGTCGACGGCCTCCGGGTCGACGCGGTGGCCTCGATGCTCTACCTGGACTACTCCCGCGAGGCGGGCCAGTGGGAGCCGAACGTCCACGGCGGCCGGGAGAACCTCGAGGCGGTCGCGTTCCTGCAGGAGATGAACGCGACGGTCTACAAGAACCACCCGGGCGTGGTCACCATCGCCGAGGAGTCCACCTCCTGGCCCGGTGTCACCCGGGCCACCCACCTGGGCGGTCTCGGGTTCGGCATGAAGTGGAACATGGGCTGGATGCACGACACGCTCGACTACGTCGGCCACGACCCGGTGCACCGCAGCTACCACCACCACGGCGTGACCTTCTCGCTGGTCTACGCGTGGAGCGAGAGCTTCGTGCTGCCCATCAGCCACGACGAGGTCGTCTACGGCAAGGGCTCGCTGTGGGAGCGCATGCCCGGCGACGCCTGGAACAAGGCCGCCGGGCTGCGCGGGCTGCTCGGCTACATGTGGGGCCACCCGGGCAAGAAGCTGCTGTTCATGGGCCAGGAGTTCGGCCAGCCCAGCGAGTGGTCGGAGGAGCTGGGCCTGGACTGGGGTCTGCTGGACGACGAGCGTGGCGGTGCGCTGCACCGCGGGATCGCGCAGATGGTGGGCGACCTGAACGCCGCCTACACCGCCCACCCGGCGCTGTGGAGCCAGGACACCGAGCCGCAGGGCTTCTCCTGGATCGACGCCAACGACGCCGAGAACAACGTGCTGAGCTTCCTGCGGCACGGGGCCGACGGCTCGGTCCTGGCGTGCGTGGTGAACTTCTCCGGCTCCGCGCACGAGGGGTACCGGCTCGGCCTGCCCAGCGCAGGGACGTGGCGGGAGGTGCTCAACACCGACTCGGAGGTCTACGGCGGTTCCGGCGTGGGCAACCTCGGCGCTGTGCACGCGACCGACCGCAGCTGGCACGGGCGCCCCGCGTCGGCCGACATCAGGATCCCGCCCCTGGGCGCGCTCTGGCTGGCCCTCGAGAGCGACTAG
- the glgP gene encoding alpha-glucan family phosphorylase: MRALRRVTVRAHLPERLAALGPLSTNLRWSWHPATQDLFAEIDPERWRSLRQDPVRLLGDVPAARLDVLAADEGFTGRLDALAADLQDYLDAPRWYQDQEGLPTGIGYFSMEFGVTEVLPNYSGGLGVLAGDHLKAASDLGVPLVAVGLLYRSGYFRQSLSADGWQREHYPSLDPQGLPLTLLTVADGSPVVVRVAMPGHRVLRARVWIAQVGRVPLLLLDSDIGENDAELRAVTDRLYGGDQDHRIKQEILAGIGGVRAVRAYCETLGLDQPAVFHTNEGHAGYLGLERIRELLGSGLDFDAALAAVRAGTVFTTHTPVPAGIDRFPVELVRHYFGGEGTELDDALLPGLPLDRVLGLGAEADPHVFNMAHMGLRLAQRANGVSQLHGEVSRDMFSDLWPGFDTAEVPITSVTNGVHSPTWASREWTELARRTVAGAELTETGVCQAVEHVSAADLWALRTTLRGQLVDEVRRRVRASWLERGATEAELGWTAGVFDPDVLTVGFARRVPTYKRLTLMLRDPERLRAMLLDPARPVQLVIAGKSHPADDGGKALIQQVVRFADTHDVRHRITFLPDYDMSMARYLYWGCDVWLNNPLRPLEACGTSGMKSALNGGLNLSIRDGWWDEMFDGENGWAIPTADGVTDDVRRDDLEATAMYELLEGSVLPRFYDRDADGVPARWVEMVRHTLQTLGPKVLASRMVQDYVLDHYRPAGESAARVRAEGFAGAKELAGFRGEVVAAWPQVRVVRVDASGVPDIPEIGALMTLRAEVLLGGLGVGDVAVQAVLGRVDSDEQLHDVRTVPMAHVGSTDGRELFEVETALPHSGAAGYTVRVLPANPLLAGDAELGLVALA; the protein is encoded by the coding sequence GTGAGAGCCCTCCGCCGCGTGACCGTCCGTGCCCACCTGCCCGAGCGCCTCGCCGCGCTGGGCCCGCTGTCGACGAACCTGCGCTGGAGCTGGCACCCCGCCACCCAGGACCTGTTCGCCGAGATCGACCCCGAACGCTGGCGCTCGCTGCGCCAGGACCCGGTCCGGCTGCTCGGCGACGTGCCCGCAGCGCGGTTGGACGTCCTGGCCGCCGACGAGGGCTTCACCGGGCGGCTCGACGCCCTGGCCGCGGACCTGCAGGACTACCTGGACGCGCCGCGCTGGTACCAGGACCAGGAGGGCCTGCCCACCGGGATCGGCTACTTCTCCATGGAGTTCGGCGTCACCGAGGTGCTGCCGAACTACTCCGGCGGGCTCGGCGTGCTGGCCGGGGACCACCTCAAGGCCGCCTCCGACCTGGGCGTCCCGCTGGTCGCCGTCGGGCTGCTGTACCGCTCCGGGTACTTCCGCCAGTCGCTGTCGGCGGACGGCTGGCAGCGCGAGCACTACCCGAGCCTGGACCCCCAGGGGCTGCCGCTGACGCTGCTCACCGTCGCCGACGGTTCCCCGGTGGTGGTGCGCGTGGCCATGCCCGGGCACCGGGTGCTGCGAGCCCGGGTGTGGATCGCGCAGGTGGGACGGGTGCCCCTGCTGCTGCTGGACTCCGACATCGGGGAGAACGACGCCGAGCTGCGCGCCGTCACCGACCGGCTCTACGGCGGCGACCAGGACCACCGCATCAAGCAGGAGATCCTGGCCGGCATCGGCGGGGTGCGGGCGGTGCGGGCCTACTGCGAGACCCTGGGCCTCGACCAGCCCGCGGTGTTCCACACCAACGAGGGCCACGCCGGCTACCTCGGCCTGGAGCGGATCCGCGAGCTCCTGGGCTCCGGGCTGGACTTCGACGCGGCCCTGGCCGCCGTGCGCGCCGGCACGGTGTTCACCACCCACACCCCGGTCCCCGCCGGGATCGACCGCTTCCCGGTGGAGCTGGTCCGGCACTACTTCGGCGGGGAGGGCACCGAGCTGGACGACGCCCTGCTGCCCGGACTTCCCCTGGACCGCGTGCTCGGCCTCGGGGCCGAGGCCGATCCGCACGTGTTCAACATGGCCCACATGGGTCTGCGCCTGGCCCAGCGCGCCAACGGCGTCTCCCAGCTGCACGGTGAGGTCAGCCGGGACATGTTCAGCGACCTGTGGCCGGGCTTCGACACCGCCGAGGTGCCCATCACCTCGGTGACCAACGGAGTGCACTCACCCACGTGGGCCTCGCGCGAGTGGACCGAGCTCGCCCGGCGCACCGTGGCGGGCGCCGAGCTCACCGAGACCGGGGTGTGCCAGGCGGTGGAGCACGTCTCCGCGGCCGACCTGTGGGCGCTGCGCACCACCCTGCGCGGCCAGCTGGTGGACGAGGTGCGCCGACGCGTGCGGGCGTCCTGGCTGGAGCGCGGGGCCACCGAGGCCGAGCTCGGCTGGACCGCCGGGGTGTTCGACCCGGACGTGCTCACCGTGGGCTTCGCCCGGCGCGTGCCCACCTACAAGCGGCTCACCCTGATGCTCCGCGACCCCGAGCGGCTGCGCGCCATGCTGCTGGACCCGGCGCGCCCGGTCCAGCTCGTCATCGCCGGCAAGAGCCACCCCGCCGACGACGGGGGCAAGGCGCTCATCCAGCAGGTGGTGCGCTTCGCCGACACCCACGACGTGCGCCACCGCATCACCTTCCTGCCCGACTACGACATGTCGATGGCCCGCTACCTGTACTGGGGCTGCGACGTGTGGCTGAACAACCCGCTGCGCCCGCTGGAGGCCTGCGGCACGTCGGGGATGAAGTCCGCGCTCAACGGCGGGCTGAACCTCTCCATCCGCGACGGCTGGTGGGACGAGATGTTCGACGGGGAGAACGGCTGGGCCATCCCGACCGCCGATGGCGTGACCGACGACGTGCGCCGCGACGACCTCGAGGCGACGGCCATGTACGAGCTGCTCGAGGGCTCGGTGCTGCCGCGGTTCTACGACCGCGACGCCGACGGGGTCCCGGCGCGCTGGGTGGAGATGGTCCGCCACACGCTGCAGACGCTGGGACCGAAGGTGCTGGCCAGCCGGATGGTGCAGGACTACGTGCTCGACCACTACCGGCCGGCCGGGGAGTCGGCGGCACGCGTGCGGGCCGAGGGCTTCGCCGGCGCGAAGGAGCTCGCGGGCTTCCGTGGCGAGGTCGTCGCGGCCTGGCCGCAGGTGCGCGTGGTCCGGGTGGACGCCTCCGGCGTGCCCGACATCCCGGAGATCGGGGCCCTGATGACGTTGCGGGCGGAGGTGCTGCTGGGCGGTCTCGGCGTGGGTGACGTGGCGGTGCAGGCCGTGCTGGGTCGGGTGGACTCCGACGAGCAGCTGCACGACGTGCGCACCGTGCCGATGGCCCACGTGGGCAGCACGGACGGCCGGGAGCTGTTCGAGGTGGAGACCGCGCTGCCGCACTCCGGGGCGGCGGGGTACACGGTGCGGGTGCTGCCCGCGAACCCCCTGCTGGCCGGGGACGCCGAGCTGGGCCTGGTGGCGCTGGCCTGA
- a CDS encoding tetratricopeptide repeat protein — protein MSGAVDLSALKARATAPPVAAGQPTPAVTPNATTVTEETFQAEVVDRSLQTLVVVDLASTRSAASTELTATLEGLAAAGAGTWVLATVDVDTNPRIAELFGVQSLPTTIAVAGGQPVQAFPGGDVREWLHGLLSALGDQLPGTAAAMADLPEPEPEPEDPRFVAAELALDGGDYAGATAAYELVLASEPSNAEALAALAQVRFLQRLDAVTPDAVALADAAPDDVDAQLLAADAELAQQQVEEAFARLVATVRRAGAADTAGRDAARARLLSLFELFDPAEPHVVSARRKLASALY, from the coding sequence ATGTCCGGCGCCGTGGACCTGTCGGCCCTGAAGGCTCGGGCCACGGCGCCACCGGTGGCGGCCGGACAGCCCACGCCGGCCGTCACGCCCAACGCGACCACGGTGACCGAGGAGACCTTCCAGGCCGAGGTGGTCGACCGGTCCCTGCAGACGCTGGTCGTGGTGGACCTCGCCTCGACGCGCAGCGCGGCCAGCACCGAGCTGACCGCGACCCTCGAGGGTCTCGCCGCGGCCGGGGCCGGCACGTGGGTGCTGGCGACGGTGGACGTGGACACCAACCCGCGGATCGCCGAGCTGTTCGGGGTGCAGTCCCTGCCGACCACGATCGCGGTCGCGGGTGGGCAGCCGGTGCAGGCGTTCCCCGGGGGTGACGTGCGGGAGTGGCTCCACGGTCTCCTGTCCGCGCTCGGGGACCAGCTCCCCGGCACCGCCGCCGCGATGGCGGACCTGCCCGAGCCCGAGCCCGAGCCGGAGGACCCGCGCTTCGTGGCGGCCGAGCTGGCGCTGGACGGGGGGGACTACGCCGGAGCGACCGCGGCCTACGAGCTCGTCCTGGCGAGCGAGCCCAGCAACGCCGAGGCCCTGGCCGCCCTGGCGCAGGTGCGGTTCCTCCAGCGGCTGGATGCGGTGACCCCGGACGCGGTCGCCCTGGCCGACGCCGCTCCCGACGACGTGGACGCCCAGCTGCTCGCCGCCGACGCAGAGCTCGCGCAGCAGCAGGTGGAGGAGGCGTTCGCGCGGCTCGTGGCCACCGTCAGGCGGGCCGGAGCGGCCGACACCGCGGGCCGGGACGCCGCCCGCGCCCGCCTGCTCAGCCTGTTCGAGCTGTTCGACCCGGCGGAGCCGCACGTGGTGTCGGCCCGGCGCAAGCTGGCGAGCGCGCTCTACTGA
- the treS gene encoding maltose alpha-D-glucosyltransferase, producing MRVDDEWFKKAVFYEVLVRAFNDSDGNGTGDLRGLADKLDYLSWLGVDCLWLPPFYDSPLRDGGYDIRDFRAVLPEFGTVDDFVHVLDQAHRRGLRVITDLVMNHTSDTHSWFQESRSDPDGPYGDFYMWADDDLGYPEARIIFVDTENSNWTWDPVRKQYYFHRFFSHQPDLNYDCPAVQEAMIDVLRFWLDLGIDGFRLDAVPYLFAREGTNCENLPETHTFLKKCRTVIDTEYPGRVLLAEANQWPADVVAYFGEPDTGDECHMAFHFPLMPRIFMAVRRQSRFPISEILEQTPAIPSSAQWGIFLRNHDELTLEMVTDEERDYMYSEYAKDPRMKANIGIRRRLAPLLENDRNQLELFTAMLLSLTGSPVLYYGDEIGMGDNIWLGDRDAVRTPMQWTPDRNAGFSRADPARMYLPVIMDPTYGYQSVNVEQQSGSTNTLLHWTRRMIEVRKQHPAFGLGTFTELGSANSSVLSYLRELAPSTEARSPSDVILCVNNLSRFPQAVKLDLSVFAGRIPVELTGSVPFPAIGADEYMITLPGHGFYWFALQPDPDGGGSAAPALPSEARTAAHGAQS from the coding sequence ATGCGGGTCGACGACGAGTGGTTCAAGAAGGCCGTGTTCTACGAGGTCCTGGTCCGCGCGTTCAACGACTCCGACGGCAACGGCACCGGTGACCTGCGCGGCCTCGCGGACAAGCTCGACTACCTGTCCTGGCTGGGGGTGGACTGCCTGTGGCTGCCGCCGTTCTACGACTCCCCGCTGCGCGACGGCGGTTACGACATCCGCGACTTCCGCGCGGTGCTGCCCGAGTTCGGCACGGTCGACGACTTCGTGCACGTTCTCGACCAGGCCCACCGCCGGGGCCTGCGCGTCATCACCGACCTGGTCATGAACCACACCTCCGACACGCACTCCTGGTTCCAGGAGTCCCGCAGCGATCCGGACGGGCCGTACGGGGACTTCTACATGTGGGCCGACGACGACCTGGGCTACCCCGAGGCCCGGATCATCTTCGTGGACACGGAGAACTCCAACTGGACGTGGGACCCGGTCCGCAAGCAGTACTACTTCCACCGGTTCTTCTCCCACCAGCCGGACCTGAACTACGACTGCCCGGCCGTGCAGGAGGCGATGATCGACGTCCTGCGCTTCTGGCTGGACCTGGGCATCGACGGCTTCCGGCTCGACGCGGTGCCCTACCTCTTCGCCCGCGAGGGCACCAACTGCGAGAACCTGCCGGAGACGCACACCTTCCTGAAGAAGTGCCGCACCGTCATCGACACCGAGTACCCCGGCCGGGTCCTGCTGGCCGAGGCCAACCAGTGGCCGGCCGACGTCGTCGCCTACTTCGGCGAGCCGGACACCGGCGACGAGTGCCACATGGCGTTCCACTTCCCGCTGATGCCGCGGATCTTCATGGCCGTGCGCCGGCAGAGCCGCTTCCCCATCTCGGAGATCCTCGAGCAGACGCCGGCGATCCCCTCCAGCGCGCAGTGGGGCATCTTCCTGCGCAACCACGACGAGCTGACCCTGGAGATGGTCACCGACGAGGAGCGCGACTACATGTACTCCGAGTACGCCAAGGACCCCCGGATGAAGGCGAACATCGGCATCCGCCGCCGCCTCGCCCCGCTGCTGGAGAACGACCGCAACCAGCTCGAGCTGTTCACGGCCATGCTGCTCAGCCTCACCGGCTCCCCCGTCCTGTACTACGGCGACGAGATCGGCATGGGCGACAACATCTGGCTCGGCGACCGCGACGCGGTCCGCACCCCGATGCAGTGGACCCCGGACCGCAACGCCGGCTTCTCCCGGGCCGATCCGGCCCGGATGTACCTGCCGGTGATCATGGACCCGACCTACGGCTACCAGTCGGTGAACGTGGAGCAGCAGTCCGGCTCGACCAACACGCTGCTGCACTGGACCCGTCGGATGATCGAGGTGCGCAAGCAGCACCCCGCCTTCGGCCTGGGCACGTTCACCGAGCTCGGCAGCGCCAACTCGTCGGTGCTCAGCTACCTGCGCGAGCTCGCGCCCTCGACGGAGGCCCGCTCGCCCAGCGACGTCATCCTCTGCGTGAACAACCTCTCCCGCTTCCCCCAGGCGGTGAAGCTCGACCTGTCGGTGTTCGCGGGGCGCATCCCCGTCGAGCTGACCGGCTCGGTGCCCTTCCCCGCGATCGGCGCCGACGAGTACATGATCACCCTGCCCGGGCACGGCTTCTACTGGTTCGCGCTGCAGCCGGACCCGGACGGGGGCGGTTCAGCGGCACCGGCGCTGCCGTCGGAGGCCCGCACCGCCGCCCACGGGGCGCAGTCGTGA